The nucleotide window ATTTGGTTCTTCCTTGAACCTCATTGTGGCTCAAAAGAACAAGCAttgcaagaaaaatataacatattgaTCGTTGTTGCATCATCGTCACCtaaacttttattatttaaataagataaaattaaaataaaataggataaAGCGGTCGAAAATCATGAGATATGTATGTATTTCAAATTGACtcttctcaaaatatttttaaaaattaaatgatatcttttttcatttaatatgatatatgatataaataatGAGAGTGagtcataataaagaaaaaaaaatattttattatatactaacaaactatagaaaaatagataaaacaattaaaacttATCCCTAATTATATCATCCTCTCCCTTTTGTCTCCAAAATGCAATAAAAATCATTCAAGTTATATAATGAAAGTAAAAAACAAATTGTAacacaaatcaactcaaaatgaatattaaaagaATACCTGATTTTGCCAAggaataatatgatttttaactaAGACTAATTGCTATGCTCTTATTTATAGAGTGCAATAGCTTGGcttctataaaagaaaaataataatttgcatAATATGTTACCAAACATAGTATATATAGTAAGTATAAATAGAGGTATATCAAtttataattcaattaaatgattttttttccttttcaaacaGAGAAGATAATGCTCTTATTTGATATTATCTTAATCATAGCAAGATTAAGATAATTGGACTATCTCCTCTAAACTTGATCAAAACATTAATATTTGAGCATGTTAATACTAAGTGTTATCTAAATAAACTCACCTGAGATATAAGAGAATTTTTATACTATGCATTCAAATTAATTGGATTACACATATTTATAGTATTCACAATTCTTTGTTATAAtagttttctattttaatttatgtgatatattttcttttatcgaaattcaatttgattgttcttcaaaattaacttgaattagattaacataatattttaaaacgaAATTTAGATGTTAAagaattatactaaaaatattataaatgtaGTTCTTCTCATTGTCAATAATACATgattgaaaaaaatcatttaaaatgttagtcaaaatttacataatttagacattgagaggaaaaaaaaaatttggaaagaaagagtACCACATAATACTTACCAATTTTACGATGgcataattttagaaatttaatccACACTTATACTTTTTGTACattcaattatattttcatttatatgaacttatatacatatttttaatttttttaagaaaaaaattaaatgaaaaatcaatcaaaatgaTCTGGatatagaaaaatagaaaaaggaaattacaactaaattatcaaattcaaatctcgcatgatattttgtataaatttgataaaaactaAATACGGAATAAACTAAATAAATCATTATTTACAAATTAAACTTCAATTTCGGCCACATATATTATATGCAGTATATATTAAGGTATTTTGTCAAATGAAATGTaaaataactttgaaaataatttaaataattttttgactatgtaaaacaaatatatcattcttattgaaattttggaaacttaactaattaattagttgtgCAAATAATGATTCATTAtcttttgtataaatttggtaaAACAAAATACGgaacaaattaatataatagaTGGAACTAATTAAATGAATCATTATTTACAAATCAAACTTCAATTTTGGCCATATCATATGgaatcttttctttctcttctttttctcgactcttttttccttctttactCCTCTCTATGGAACTGAAAGCATGATTAGTATTCAAAATGTTATAGATAATAAATATGCAATAAATATTAAGGTATTTTGTCAAATGAAAtgtaacataattttgaaaataattcaaaCAGTATTTTGACtttgtaaaacaaatatttcattttgtgTGAAATTTTAGAAgcttaactaattaatttaaaattgtaatGAGCAAACTTGTTGATTTAATATAAGGCTTGTATAcatgaaaatagaaaatttgTTTATGCTATTTGATGGAACATAACAAAGCAAGTCCTTTTATCAAGCTAAATGAGTAACCTATAAGTCTATGTTACTCgtactcttcaaaaatgttgatTGGTCCATatcagatcctccaaaagtgAATCTGACATGAGTACGACAATATTTTTGCAGAGTCTGAATAAACATAGATCCAGACAACAACGTGTCTCGCAATCGCTAGAAATCAAGCATTTAGCTAGATTTCAGATCAAGCAAAGTTTCCAAGTATTTTTCCACATAATTCAGGCCACACTGTGTCTTCACTACAGGCAATGTTGCAGGGACATCCAGATAGAAATCTGTATCTGACTCGTCGAGCTTACCCCAAAGTTTAAGCTGTTTTCGTGCTGCTTTAATGGCTGCTCTTGTTGCACAATGAACTGAGGACGCCAAAAGCAGTGGCGGTTCACCAGATGCTGCAAAAAGTCGTTATAATCGAATCAACAAATCATGGAAAATGGCTTCACAAACTCATCTTATACTAATGGTTTCACTTTTTCCTCTTAGCTAAGATATCTAGACATGAAAGTTAATAAGTCTAATCCACGACAGTTCCCTCGAGGCACGTATTGGTAGAGTTGCAGCTACCATTTGTGATGTCTTTGATTCTTAGACCAAGGAAGGAAAGACCACTAagtcaaaatcattttcttaTAGAACTTCCTCTGTCGAGTCACCGGTATTGCTCCATCATAAACCTTGTTGTGGTGCTTCATCTACTACTCCGATGCACTACCATCACACGCTCTCCACCACACTTTCACGATCAACGGTTAACTTATACTCATTTTAATAATAGTTTCCACTCAACCTTATGGAAAATGTCTATGAGAATTCACTCACAAGTCATCCTAGCAGTATGAAAATATTTGAGATCTTGTCTGAGTGATGGAATGAAGAAAGAACAGTGTACCTTTAGACGAGAGAACACGTTTCTCGTGATGTCCACTGTTTAGCACTTGAACATTGAAACTTTTGGGTATTGTGTCGATTGTGGGGATCTTATATGTCCAAGTGCTATCTGTAACAACCAATCCGTCTGTGTTTGTAAGATATTCTTCGAGCATAAAAAATCCAATCCCTTGTACAAAAGCCCCTTCGAtctgaaagaaaataaattgttcttaaggAGGTGATCGATAGGAACTTTTGATGGAAACAATCACTATTCGAACATCATTGACGATTGAATTACAGCTACCATCATATACTTCGTAATTGTTTAAGGAAATCAGAATTATAAAAGCTAAAACTTGAAGTAAATTGAGACAAATTTTCGATAGACCTGTCCCATATCAACAGCTGGGTTCAAACTCTGTCCACAGTCATATATAATATCTGTTTGCAAAATTTTTGTTTCTCCTGTCAGGATGTCTATCTCCACCTGCAAAACCGACATCGCAATTGTTAGTTTCCAATAAAAAGGTGCTTCAGCTGGATCATATGGTTGCTAAATGCTCCAAAATTGGAATATCCGGCGAAGTGTTTTGTTATCATTAGGATGTCGAGAATTAATGTAATCCTTGAGGGTGAGGTGAAGCAATAAGTCTTTCCACATTGAGCTACAAGATTGAGTGGGGAAAAAACAAGTTTACCTCGCTGACAGCAGCACCGTAGTTCAGATATTTCATGGAGCTGAATTCCGGTACATAATAAGAGTTTGCTGATAAGTTTATCGCTTGAAATTTTGCCTGAGAGGGGTAGGGAAGGATCAGAATTTGAACACCTCAATATTATCCGACTTCAGTTCACACAAGTGGATGCGGAGCTATAAACAAAGTAGTCCTCTTGACTACTTCAATTTGAAATCATCTTTAGAAACTGGAATTCTATTTCGAATAGCGATCTAGTGAACAAGGTGTTTATTAGTGACATGGTATAGGCCTGAGAAGAAATACGTCTAAAGGCATAAACATGGAATCAGCTTTGATTGCATGAAATTTTCCTCGTGAAGAGATGATGAATGATTATAACATTCAAAATTGTAATATAAGAAAGTCAAAAGAGTAAAACCTGGTGAATCAGTGTAGTCCAATCAACCGCACCATTTTGTTCTTGCAAATTCTTCTTCAGAGGGGTTAGTCTTTCAACTAATATTTTGCAGCACAGTCTGACTGCTTCACAGCTCGATTCAGATGTAGTGCTTCCAGCAGTAAACCCGCCTTGCACTAAACTTAAAGTGTCTGCTTGTATGACACGTACTTTCTCCACAAGTTCTTCACTCCAACTACTTTCAATTAAGCTAAGACCATAGGCAGTCATTTGTTTGACCTTTGTCCATAGCCCCTGGCCGATTTCAATACCTCCAACCTCTACAACTACTGATCCGTCCGAAAGAATGCTTACTTTTCCAGGCGTTGGTCGTTGTACAGATTCATAAACAAGTGGCACTCGAGAAATTCCCCTTTTCTTCCATATATTCTTCTGGTTATATTGTTCTATCATCTCAGTTCTCCGGACAAAATTTGAGGACGTCGCCAACTTATCAATGATACCTGGCAAAGTATAATCACCTATATCTCCTGCACAATCCTCATAGAATAATTTTAGACTTTCAAAGGTATGAACATTTTGGTTTCTAACGGAGTCCACCTCCAGAGACAGTACACTTGCTACATGTTCCATTATAGCTTCGGCAATATAAGATCCTTGCACCTCCCCCGGGCCACGCATAGCTGATTTGCTGGTAAGGTTCGTCTTACATACTTTTACATCAAAAGACAAGGCACCCCAATCATATTTTTTGAGAGCCCCGATAAAGTTTGAAGGTATCACAGGGCTTATATCTTCAGTGATCCCAGCATTTACCAATAAATCAAGATGTAAGGCGGTGATTTTGCCATTCGACTTAAATCCAACACTGTATGTTATTTTCATAGGGTGTCTCCCTCCTGCCATTATCATGTCAGTCTTTCGGTTGAGGTACATCCTGACAGGGAGTTGTAACTTGAGCGCTGCAAGTGCACAAGCTGTGGAGACCTGACATATCAATGTACAGATTTTCACAACAGAACTAGAAATGCTGTCGCAAcagaaagagagaaatataaAGGGAGGAGGGGAAATGAATGTGATGTCTTGAAAGGTAACGTAGGCACTCATTTCAAGATTATTCACGTCTTCCATTGTCATTTCATAGTTTATCTGGATCAATGCAGTTATATCTATcatttgaatattaaaatgCAGTCATGAATTTTTTCATACATAATCGGTAAACATAAAAGACATTATTAAAGAAGACATCAGAAAAAAAATGTGGGGACATTTTGTGCTTGCTTAGTGTTGGAATCTGCAAAGCCTCTAAAGAGAGTTCACTACAATAGAATCAGAAAATGGAAAAAGGGAACTTAACATCTTTATCAAAAGATATATGAATTGGAATGTGCACAAGATACTTGTATCACCTTCTACTAGTTCTATCTAAACATATCAATAGCTGCGTATGAACATTGGCCGTGTTTTCCACATATCACTGCACTACTATGATCACATCAaccaattaaactaaaaatagctGGCGGATGTATAATATATACGTATAATCCATTTATAACATGTATATTATCGTGTATAATCAATATGTAATCTATGTATAACAGCTATAAAAAGTAAACAGTAATTCTGCCGGGCTATTTTGTGTGAAGACTGCCAAATTAACCCTATGATACTAGGGACAAAGAACCAAATAATGATCCAAAACTTCATCCAAGCAGAAAATtaagattttcttcattttctctctATTGGAAGTAGCAGATACTCACAATCATTGCTTTCACTGCCTTGCCTCCAAAGCCACCTCCAACCCTTCTTGTGACGACACGGATGTTATGCTCAGGGACACCAAGACAACTAGCAATTGCACTACCTGTGTATTCAGGGCACTGACTTGATGCATAGACAACCATACAGTTATCTTCATCTGGAACTGCTAGAGCAGTTTGTGTCTCCATATAAAAATAGTACTGAGACCCAAGTCTCGTCTGCAAAAGATTATAAGCAGGACCAATCACTGATAAATTTGAAACTATTGaagacataattaaataaataaaatccgCTCTTCCTAACCctttaagcttttagatgacgTAGTCACACCTCACAAGAAGTGAGATTTCAAGAACAAATCAAAAGTACCTCAGCAGAGAGAATCTTGTGGTCAGCTTCAGTCATTCCTTTTGAGAAATCACCAACTTGTTTTGGATAAAAAAATGGTGGGACTTGGAAAAAACTGGATCTCTGAACGGCTTCCTCAACAGTTAAAATCGGAGAATCTATATTTTCAGTGTCATATTCAACAATGGCCATGCTTGCAACCACATCTGCAGACCTCTGACTGTCAGCAACCTGAGTTATTTGACAACATTgaacataaaagaaaaagtttaaaatgtTCTCTCTGGAGAAGTATATAAGCAATCATCTTGCCTAacctattctagcagaaagattCTAGAAACTAAGGGCTTACCACAAAAGCAATTCGGTCACCAGCATATCGGGCGAGATCATCTGCAAATAAAGGCTCGGGAGCAAAAATGGTCTTAGATCCTACATTTGCCCCTCCGCTCGGGATATCTTTAAAAGTAATAATGGCAGCAACTCCATCAGGTAATGAATTGGACCCAAAGTGGATGCCCTTTACCCCTGCTAATGGTCTTGTACTATAGATAAATGCTCCATATAGGCAGTTTGGTGGTGATGGAATGTCATCTACATAAACAGCTTCACCTGCAATTGTAATTGCTTTTTACACTAAGACAATACGACATCTGGTTGTTcttttcaaatatgaaaacGTCTGAATCTGAACACATTTGAATATTAAGATATTGCATGTAAATCTGAATATTCAATCAGGTGCATAAGAACTTCCAATTCAATTTTATCTTGAAAACTTTGCATGGGTAATACATGTAGGCTTTTAATCAGTTTGCCTCATCTCTGACCAATTTAGCCGGCAACGTCAAAGCCACAAAGAGGATTCAAAATGACATAAAACTCGGGTTACATACATGAGGtgaaataaaatacataagGAGAAAACATACCAGAAGCTTGCATGGAGGCTCCAATTTTTTTCATTGGTTCACCCACTGGATGGTACTCTTTGCTTGATTCCACGACCTGCTTAGCAGAAGATAATAGTGTGTGTGGTTTCCCTTCACTAATATAACCATCTTTGTTACTTTCCGAGACCTCCTCTACCAAAGTAATCCCATTTAACAAACCACCAGATATCATGGGACCAACATTGGTGAAGCAAAAAAGAAACTTGAAAAGAAAACTGACTACCATGCTTGATCTGTAATCTGGGTGTGTAGTGCCATCTTCAGGTACCACAGCTTGTTTGACTAATTTAAGTGCTTCCGATAATACATTAATGCTTAATATCTTCCCGGTTAGATATTCTTCTACTTGTTTGGCTCTTGTCGGATGTTTTGTGCCATAAGCACCAAAAGCCAACTGGATAACATTTATCAGGATCCCATTCCCGTGGGAAGAAACATCAGCAAGGAAAGCAGCATGTACATATGCCAATGCATTTCCAAGAGGTCGTGGTGAAGCTCGATAGGTTTCAAACAAAAACTTAGAACAGGTTGAACTTCCTTCCTTTTTAAATGGAATCAAAAGAGTAAGCAGCACACTCCTCGAGTCTAGCAGTGGTCTCGCTAAGAACTCCTCAAATGTGAGTTTTTCATGTCCTTGACTAGTCATTACACAGATAGTAGCACCCAGACCAAGAAATAATGTAGCAATATCGGAAGGGAAACCGTTTTTCTGTGCCATAACCAAATTTCCCCCAACACTAGCTGAGTTTCTAACGAACGGTGAAGCAATCTTCTCCATGTGCTGAGCCAATTTTTGACTAACCAGCTTTCCGTATGAActcaaattgattttgttttcctccttcaaaaatgaaataagttTAGAGATAGTCACAGCAGCCCCTACTTCAATTCCTATGTGATCAAATCTGATGATTGAAAGCTCAGGGATATATCTCAGATCAATGTATCGGTCATATCTCTGGGTTTCCTTGTAATATCCAGTGCCTGTGTTACCAACAACCAGCTTAATTCTTGCCCCATTTTCAGCCAAATTGGATTGCAACAAACTTCGAAGCTCATCAACAGAAGCAGGAGTATCCCATGGATACTTTCTGGAGTCCAAATATGCTGCAGGTTCACTTGTCAAGAATCGAGGAAATGTACTAAAATTCAAGTTCTTACTTGGATCATAGGGAGGTAACTTACTCACCTTCATATCCCTGGAATCTTCCTttttccaaaaagaattgaGCCCCAAATCCTCTATATCAACATCTGCAGCAAAAGTCTTGCAGGCATCAGCAATGGGACGGTATCCAGTACAACGACAAAGGTTCCCTGCTATAGACTTTTCAGCTTCAGCTGCAGTCAACTTAGAGAATCCTGGTGAAGGATCTGTATGGTTTGCTTTATCAGCGTTGATAAGAGCCGAGACAAAGGACATACACATTCCTGGAGTGCAAAATCCACATTGAGAAGCATGAAAACCTGCAAACCTTTCATGAATTGAGTGGAAACCATCCTTGTTGTTTCCAAGGCCATCACTTGTAGTAATTCCGCAACCATTTAAACTGCAAAGAAGCGTAAGGCATGAACTCACACTAAAATCTTCAACCCGTTTAAGCTGGGGATCATACTTTGAGAGAAGAACAACACAAGCACCACAACCACCTGCAACCATTCAAATTAGAAAATGAgtaactctttctcaaactaaaTTCTCTTGCACTATTAACATCAGATTCGCTAAAGATTCAAATTGACGAGCTGAAACTTCTTCAAAGTAAAATGATTTCAACCTTGTCTAAACTTGCCAATAGAATAAAAGAATGGCATACCTCACATTAACTAGAATTCTTTAAGTTATAGATCGATACAAAAGATAAGCATAAGATTATACCATTGGCTCTCCTAGCTTTTTAACAATCAGAAACGAAAAGGAATAGGAGACACAAAGTAGTAGTATACTATAAAATGAAAACATCCAATTActacaaaaggaaaaaagaataaaaaccAATTCATGTGCTACAGAAGGACTCCATAACCAGCAGGAACTTAAAATTACATAACTAAACCATATAAAGAAGTCAAAAGGCCAAgcagcacaaagaaaagaaccTAGCAGGATAAATACTACTCTCtcatttcttttcctttccccTCAACTCAAGTCTTATAGTTTCAATCCTATAAGTATACCACTGCTTGATTTCTATACATAATACTCCcaccattttaatttgtttgtccttATTTTaatccgtttaaaaaagaacgtcactttccttttttggtaactcTTTACATTGAAGGGGTAAAGTTTAAATAATGAAGAGCTATGCACATTTAGAGATACCCAATTTTCCAGAAAAAAGCCGAATAAGAAAATGATGCAGAAGAAGCCAACACATTAGAACAAAAATACCAATATCCAAAAAGTCCAAAGCTTTTAGCATTTATTGTGCACTTTGCACCAAAACAAACACATAGTGAACAACTGCACATATCCCAACTAAATATTAAATCTTGAACTCATTTCATAACAGTTCAAATGCTAAGAATCTTAAAATTGAAGTTATAagtttaaattctaaatttgtgTCTACGCATATATACACAAGGAGAGAGAGGAAGGAGTATTACCTTCACCACAGCCTAACTTGGGACTTTTGAAGCAAGTTTCAGTGCGCAAAAACTGAAGCAAAGTAGTTGAAGGGTCAACACTAGGAAGCTCATATCTTTTTCCATTGACAGCAAaaaccaagatcccatttttcAGTGTTTCCTCCATTTCTACTCTCCAAACAAAACTCTGAGCTCAATCAACAAACTTCAACTAAATGTACTCCAAAAACCTTGTCTTGTTGTGCTCTTTTGGCTGAAAAATGCACACTAACCAATCTTGACTTCAATTGAGTGTtcaagatttttcatttttcagtgCCTTCTCCATTTGTACCCTCCAAACAAGATTCTGGGCTCAAGCAATAAACTTCAAACAAGGTCTCAAGACTCCAAAAATCTTGTCTTTTTGTGTTCTTTTGGCTGAAACTTGTACACTAACCAATCTTGACTTGAATTGGGTATtcaagatttttcatttttcagtgTTTCCTCCATTTGTTGTCTCCAAACAAGATTCTGGGCTCAAGCAATAAACTTCAAACAAGGTCTCAAGACTCCAAAAATCTTGTCTTTTTTGTGTtctaatcaatcttggtttCAATTGGGTATTCAAGATTTATCAAAAAGAAGCTTTTGCAATGCAAAACACACAACATGTAGATTAACCCCTTTTGAATTCTTGTAATTATAAGCCAATTATTGATGGGAAAGCAGAGGAATATTGATTTTGTTCAAGTGCAAAAACCTTTTTGTTGAAGATTAGTATGAAAAGGCCATTTATATAGTAAGGTAAGAAGAAGAATATGGCAAAATAGTAGTAAAAGCATTTACTATGAGACATGAAAAAATGACACAATCAGTCTTCCattatacttaaaaaaatttTGTCTGGTCTGATCTTCATTAATAAGtgtatttaataaaaaaatacatctaaattaaagttaaatttgactaaattaatataagtaaaattatgaaatattactccctccattctaTTAAATGACTTAAGAGGCTTGCTAAAGCTAAAAATGGAACTTAGCTTCTCACGGACTACATCAGAAGCGAAATTCTCAACTTCAAATACAATGCGAGCTGGAACGGGAACAGGTAGTGGGTACCGGCTCGTCGAAGACTCATTCTTTCCTCGGGGATGACTTCTTGCTGAGCATGTTTTCACTCTgctaaaaattgattattttcattatcacttttttaaaatagttttattttgaaaaagaaaaagggagaaggcacaagtacctctctagactatgaccgaaattctAGAGACAAACATTAACTAAATTAAGGTCTTATTACCCCCATGaaatcattttatatataatattgtacatcttttggcttatgtggcacACACCGTGACTCCATGCAGTTGAGGCGCGTGGAAGATATTTGGAtgtcacgtaagccaaaaaggtgtacaaaattacaaaaaaaaaatgagttcaaggggctaataggaccttagtttagttaaggtgcgTCTCTGGAATTTGGGTCATACTCTAGGGAGGTACTTCTACCTTTTaccaaagaaaaacaatttatatttagctaattcatttgaaaagtgttttttataagcaaattgtgtttggctaatcttttttaagaagtgtttttgagagtcaaattgcGATAAAGGGTAAATattaatgtacttttaatattaagattattttatagagagaaactagtttaaacatctattaaaaaaataaattaaatttttatttttattaaattaaaattgaatattcaaatttttaatcaatattatatatttttttggagggttgaaatcttaatttttatttttttctttttctaatcttgctaaaatattgttgttacctttttttctaattctgcAAGATAAtaaacacaataataataatacataaacataaaataaaatataaaaattattatataaaaaaaaattattaaatgaaattaatcaaacatatgagctatgttaattaattaattcaatctATTACATATttccaattgacctctaaaaaataaaattataagttactatcctattaaattaatacaacttaataaaaaatgaatttatttttatgaattttatttttagtatcaaacttatctagaaaaagaaaacattaaaaatattatgcgAGTCGGGTTGAAAATGGAAAAAGTTGTTATGCAGAGCGGGAAAGATTAAAATTATgcgggttaagctcaacccgcCCCACCCCCGCCCAGCACTGCCCCattattgtaaaataaattcaataactcaatgtaacattgtaaaaataaatttattatacataATGCTCGTTATttcttaataattaaatattattcattgtatctttactAAAAACAGTCAATGTATGATGATAAaagaattaaatatataaacaacATAAGAAATTTCTTGAAACTATATCCAAAAATGGCTTCTCATTTAAAAGGTGTCACAAAATCAACGACAACAGATAAAATATACGTAAAGCATTATGTGAATACAAAAGAGATTATTCCACGTGCACCTCAAAAAGATTTGCAATCATGGCTTAATAAAACATTTCAGTTGAAAGTTAGTCAAAGTACTACATCAAACGCACTCAAACAATCAACTGAATTTTATGGTGCAGTTTGAAAAGATAATATCAGAACTTTTGGGTGCAATAAAAAAAGTTAGAGATGTGTTTtaactagatttaaattttaacaaaaaataaaataaaatagaattataTTTCACCAAATTATCTAAGATATATTTATACTTCTAAAGAATTATCAATTTATACGATTAATGGGAccatattatttatatatacttcTTCTGAAAATATAGTATCTTATTATCTTT belongs to Solanum stenotomum isolate F172 chromosome 1, ASM1918654v1, whole genome shotgun sequence and includes:
- the LOC125870232 gene encoding abscisic-aldehyde oxidase-like — protein: MEETLKNGILVFAVNGKRYELPSVDPSTTLLQFLRTETCFKSPKLGCGEGGCGACVVLLSKYDPQLKRVEDFSVSSCLTLLCSLNGCGITTSDGLGNNKDGFHSIHERFAGFHASQCGFCTPGMCMSFVSALINADKANHTDPSPGFSKLTAAEAEKSIAGNLCRCTGYRPIADACKTFAADVDIEDLGLNSFWKKEDSRDMKVSKLPPYDPSKNLNFSTFPRFLTSEPAAYLDSRKYPWDTPASVDELRSLLQSNLAENGARIKLVVGNTGTGYYKETQRYDRYIDLRYIPELSIIRFDHIGIEVGAAVTISKLISFLKEENKINLSSYGKLVSQKLAQHMEKIASPFVRNSASVGGNLVMAQKNGFPSDIATLFLGLGATICVMTSQGHEKLTFEEFLARPLLDSRSVLLTLLIPFKKEGSSTCSKFLFETYRASPRPLGNALAYVHAAFLADVSSHGNGILINVIQLAFGAYGTKHPTRAKQVEEYLTGKILSINVLSEALKLVKQAVVPEDGTTHPDYRSSMVVSFLFKFLFCFTNVGPMISGGLLNGITLVEEVSESNKDGYISEGKPHTLLSSAKQVVESSKEYHPVGEPMKKIGASMQASGEAVYVDDIPSPPNCLYGAFIYSTRPLAGVKGIHFGSNSLPDGVAAIITFKDIPSGGANVGSKTIFAPEPLFADDLARYAGDRIAFVVADSQRSADVVASMAIVEYDTENIDSPILTVEEAVQRSSFFQVPPFFYPKQVGDFSKGMTEADHKILSAETRLGSQYYFYMETQTALAVPDEDNCMVVYASSQCPEYTGSAIASCLGVPEHNIRVVTRRVGGGFGGKAVKAMIVSTACALAALKLQLPVRMYLNRKTDMIMAGGRHPMKITYSVGFKSNGKITALHLDLLVNAGITEDISPVIPSNFIGALKKYDWGALSFDVKVCKTNLTSKSAMRGPGEVQGSYIAEAIMEHVASVLSLEVDSVRNQNVHTFESLKLFYEDCAGDIGDYTLPGIIDKLATSSNFVRRTEMIEQYNQKNIWKKRGISRVPLVYESVQRPTPGKVSILSDGSVVVEVGGIEIGQGLWTKVKQMTAYGLSLIESSWSEELVEKVRVIQADTLSLVQGGFTAGSTTSESSCEAVRLCCKILVERLTPLKKNLQEQNGAVDWTTLIHQAKFQAINLSANSYYVPEFSSMKYLNYGAAVSEVEIDILTGETKILQTDIIYDCGQSLNPAVDMGQIEGAFVQGIGFFMLEEYLTNTDGLVVTDSTWTYKIPTIDTIPKSFNVQVLNSGHHEKRVLSSKASGEPPLLLASSVHCATRAAIKAARKQLKLWGKLDESDTDFYLDVPATLPVVKTQCGLNYVEKYLETLLDLKSS